One window of Chryseobacterium indologenes genomic DNA carries:
- a CDS encoding helix-turn-helix domain-containing protein: MMKYIFLILIFLFNNLISAQENKIDSLYEFNYTQLKNKFYDYYDHNQTLQSKRIAKYYLQKAKKEKNTFEIAEGYNLIHFNEDFPTALKYIDSLAVITKNIKGNLYPARTYLIKGNLYYKYDNLKAALDNYVLGLKYAKEQNDEKQTAYANMNIAYINSYIGKNVEAAKIFRYYLYNRNNITDKYQHNQIRIALISCYLEINKLDSANILIQEGKAFANTNKNSYDLTLYSFLSGKYDLKQKKYNIAITKLATVYNDLIKINENNANYALYDLGKAYDGLKNKEKAAQYFILLDSNVQKTEITFPKLREIYTYLIDYYKEKNDKEKQLYYIDRFLKVDKKLDEQFQYLSTELPKKYDTPNLLQEKEEIIKELKTRKTILYASIGILLILLLLILYLYYKAKKTEKKHRKIAQELIHKFEKKNITPIDINNETSIPHILKQAAIQELEAEESEIEETEEKTAKIIPEDVKISILKELEAFETKELYLKKGITLVNLAKKIKTNTAYLSETINSNKGKNFNSYLNDLRIDYVLKRLIEDKKFRSYKLPAIAEEIGYNNVQAFSVAFKKKTGTTTSIYIKEIEKSIIS, encoded by the coding sequence ATGATGAAGTATATATTTCTAATTCTAATATTTTTATTTAATAATTTGATAAGCGCTCAAGAAAATAAAATTGATAGCTTATATGAATTTAATTACACTCAGCTAAAGAATAAGTTTTATGATTATTACGATCATAATCAGACTCTGCAGTCTAAACGAATTGCTAAATATTATCTACAAAAAGCTAAAAAAGAAAAAAATACTTTCGAAATAGCTGAAGGCTATAATCTTATACATTTTAATGAAGATTTTCCCACTGCCTTAAAGTACATTGATAGTTTAGCTGTAATTACAAAAAATATAAAGGGAAACTTGTATCCTGCCAGAACTTATTTGATAAAAGGAAATCTATATTATAAGTATGATAATTTAAAAGCAGCGTTAGACAATTATGTTCTTGGGTTAAAATATGCTAAAGAGCAGAATGATGAAAAGCAGACAGCTTATGCTAATATGAACATTGCTTATATTAATAGTTATATAGGTAAAAATGTTGAGGCTGCGAAGATATTCAGATATTATTTATATAACAGAAATAATATAACAGACAAATATCAGCATAATCAAATACGTATAGCACTTATAAGTTGTTATCTTGAAATCAATAAACTGGATTCTGCAAATATTCTAATTCAGGAAGGGAAAGCATTCGCTAATACTAATAAAAATAGTTACGATCTTACTTTATATTCTTTTTTATCTGGAAAATATGACTTAAAGCAGAAAAAATATAATATAGCAATTACAAAGCTAGCTACTGTTTATAATGATTTAATAAAAATCAATGAAAACAATGCTAATTATGCACTTTATGATCTGGGTAAAGCTTATGATGGTTTAAAAAACAAAGAAAAAGCTGCACAGTATTTTATATTACTAGATAGTAATGTTCAAAAAACAGAAATTACTTTTCCAAAGCTACGGGAAATATATACTTATCTCATTGATTATTACAAAGAAAAAAATGATAAAGAAAAGCAACTGTATTATATTGATCGTTTTTTAAAAGTAGACAAAAAGCTTGATGAGCAGTTCCAATATTTATCCACAGAACTGCCTAAAAAATATGATACCCCTAACCTTTTACAAGAAAAAGAAGAGATAATTAAGGAATTAAAAACCAGAAAAACAATTTTATATGCTTCTATTGGAATTTTATTGATACTACTATTATTAATTTTATATCTTTATTATAAGGCTAAGAAAACTGAAAAAAAACACCGGAAAATTGCACAGGAATTAATTCACAAATTTGAAAAAAAGAATATTACCCCTATTGACATTAACAACGAAACTTCGATACCTCATATATTGAAGCAGGCTGCAATACAAGAATTAGAAGCTGAAGAATCTGAAATAGAAGAAACAGAAGAAAAAACTGCTAAAATTATCCCTGAAGATGTCAAAATATCTATTCTTAAGGAACTTGAAGCTTTTGAAACTAAAGAATTATATCTCAAAAAAGGTATAACTTTAGTAAATCTAGCTAAAAAAATAAAAACCAACACCGCATATTTATCTGAAACCATCAACAGCAATAAAGGGAAAAACTTCAATTCTTACCTTAATGATTTGCGTATTGATTATGTATTAAAACGATTAATAGAAGACAAAAAATTCAGGTCTTATAAGCTTCCAGCTATTGCAGAAGAAATTGGTTATAATAATGTGCAGGCATTTTCAGTCGCATTCAAGAAAAAAACCGGAACTACAACTTCTATTTATATCAAAGAAATTGAGAAATCAATTATATCATAA
- a CDS encoding GLPGLI family protein: MQKAFFIIIVLFFSKAYSQTEANRFFYELTYKKNKDSSTYEKILTILDITGDKSIYRDYLSVSQDSLINDILQKSKQSGNNPDLSKMLKIPVFSYKVIKKNPSKEIYFYDKILNDKFYYSEEAKLNWKIKTETSTINEYPVQKATAEFNGRKWTAWFSKTIPFQDGPYKFYGLPGLIVKIEDEKKEFSWILAGNKKITNYEENSFSDKLGSKNIIEVDKRKFLTMFKDFQENPMGKLINKMTSDDMNKKMPDGRTVSEVIKAENKKVMNILKNNIYNIETNNKF, encoded by the coding sequence ATGCAGAAAGCATTCTTTATTATCATTGTATTATTTTTTAGCAAGGCATACAGTCAAACTGAAGCTAATAGATTTTTCTATGAACTTACCTATAAAAAAAATAAGGATTCTTCGACTTATGAGAAAATTCTAACAATCCTTGATATTACAGGTGATAAATCAATTTATAGAGATTACTTATCTGTTTCCCAAGACTCACTCATTAATGATATTTTACAAAAATCTAAACAATCGGGTAATAATCCTGATCTAAGTAAAATGCTTAAAATCCCTGTTTTTTCTTATAAGGTTATAAAGAAAAATCCAAGTAAGGAAATTTATTTCTATGATAAAATTTTAAATGATAAGTTTTATTACTCCGAAGAGGCTAAGCTAAATTGGAAAATAAAAACAGAAACCTCTACAATTAACGAATATCCTGTTCAAAAAGCTACTGCAGAATTTAATGGCAGAAAATGGACAGCTTGGTTCAGCAAAACAATTCCATTTCAAGATGGTCCATATAAATTTTACGGATTACCAGGCTTAATTGTAAAAATTGAAGATGAGAAAAAAGAATTTTCCTGGATTTTGGCCGGTAACAAAAAGATAACAAATTACGAAGAGAATTCATTCTCGGATAAATTGGGTAGCAAAAATATCATTGAAGTAGATAAAAGAAAATTTTTAACCATGTTTAAGGATTTTCAAGAAAATCCAATGGGAAAGCTCATAAATAAAATGACTTCAGACGATATGAATAAGAAAATGCCTGACGGTAGAACTGTATCAGAAGTTATTAAAGCCGAAAATAAAAAAGTAATGAATATTCTTAAAAACAATATTTACAATATAGAAACTAATAACAAATTTTAG